From Pseudomonas alcaligenes, a single genomic window includes:
- a CDS encoding proline--tRNA ligase encodes MRTSQYLLSTLKETPSDAVVISHQLLLRAGMIRKLASGLYTWLPMGLRVLRKAEAIVREEMNAAGALEVLMPAIQPAELWQESGRWEQYGPELLRIKDRHDRAFCVGPTHEEVITDLARNELNSYKQLPINMYQIQTKFRDEIRPRFGLMRGREFLMKDAYSFHTSQESLQETYDRMHQAYCNVFSRLGLNFRPVQADTGSIGGTGSHEFHVLAESGEDDIAFSDTSDYAANIEKAEAIPRETARAAASEELRLIDTPNAKTIEDLVNQFSLAIEKTVKTLVVHAAEEGKLIALIVRGDHELNEIKAANHELVASPLVFASEAELRAAIGAGAGSLGPLNLPLPCIIDRSVALMSDFAIGANIDDKHYFGVNWERDLPLPAVADLRNVVEGDPSPDGQGSLVIKRGIEVGHIFQLGTKYSEALGCKVLGENGKPVTLIMGCYGIGVSRVVAAAIEQNWDERGILWSDALAPFQVAIVPMKYENEAVREATDKLYAELTAAGYEVLLDDRDKKTSPGVKFADMELIGIPHRIVVSERGLAEGNLEYKSRRDSDSQQVASAELLSFLNTRIGR; translated from the coding sequence ATGCGTACCAGTCAGTACCTGCTCTCGACCCTCAAAGAAACGCCGTCCGATGCCGTGGTGATCAGCCACCAGCTGCTGCTGCGTGCCGGCATGATCCGCAAACTGGCCTCCGGCCTGTACACCTGGCTGCCCATGGGCCTGCGCGTGCTGCGCAAGGCCGAAGCCATAGTGCGTGAGGAAATGAACGCGGCAGGTGCCCTGGAAGTGCTGATGCCGGCCATCCAGCCGGCCGAGCTGTGGCAGGAATCCGGGCGCTGGGAGCAATACGGCCCCGAGCTGCTGCGCATCAAGGATCGCCACGACCGCGCCTTCTGCGTCGGCCCGACCCACGAGGAAGTGATTACCGATCTGGCGCGCAACGAGCTGAACAGCTACAAGCAGCTGCCGATCAACATGTACCAAATCCAGACCAAATTCCGCGACGAGATCCGCCCGCGCTTCGGCCTGATGCGCGGCCGCGAGTTCCTGATGAAGGACGCCTACTCCTTCCACACCTCCCAGGAGTCGCTGCAGGAAACCTACGACCGCATGCACCAGGCGTACTGCAACGTATTCAGCCGCCTGGGCCTGAACTTCCGCCCGGTACAGGCCGACACCGGCTCCATCGGCGGCACCGGCTCCCACGAATTCCACGTGCTGGCCGAGTCCGGTGAAGACGATATCGCCTTCAGCGACACTTCCGACTACGCCGCCAACATCGAGAAGGCCGAGGCCATCCCGCGCGAAACCGCGCGCGCTGCCGCCAGCGAAGAGCTGCGCCTGATCGACACACCGAACGCCAAGACCATCGAGGATCTGGTCAACCAGTTCTCCCTGGCCATCGAGAAAACCGTCAAGACCCTGGTCGTGCACGCTGCCGAAGAGGGCAAGCTGATCGCCCTGATCGTTCGCGGCGACCACGAGCTGAACGAGATCAAGGCCGCCAACCACGAGCTGGTCGCCAGCCCGCTGGTGTTCGCCTCGGAAGCCGAGCTGCGTGCCGCCATCGGCGCCGGCGCTGGCTCCCTGGGCCCGCTGAACCTGCCGCTACCGTGCATCATCGACCGCTCGGTAGCCCTGATGAGCGACTTCGCCATCGGTGCCAACATCGACGACAAGCACTACTTCGGCGTCAACTGGGAACGCGACCTGCCGCTGCCGGCGGTTGCCGACCTGCGCAACGTGGTCGAAGGTGACCCCAGCCCGGACGGCCAGGGCAGTCTGGTGATCAAGCGCGGCATCGAAGTCGGCCACATCTTCCAGCTCGGCACCAAGTACAGCGAAGCGCTGGGCTGCAAGGTGCTGGGTGAGAACGGCAAGCCGGTCACCCTGATCATGGGCTGCTATGGCATCGGCGTGTCGCGCGTGGTGGCAGCCGCCATCGAGCAGAACTGGGACGAACGCGGCATCCTCTGGAGCGACGCCCTGGCGCCCTTCCAGGTCGCCATCGTGCCGATGAAGTACGAAAACGAAGCGGTACGCGAAGCCACCGACAAGCTCTACGCCGAACTCACCGCCGCCGGCTACGAAGTGCTGCTGGACGACCGCGACAAGAAGACCAGCCCCGGGGTGAAGTTCGCCGATATGGAGCTGATCGGCATTCCGCACCGCATCGTGGTCAGCGAGCGCGGCCTGGCCGAGGGCAACCTCGAGTACAAGTCCCGCCGCGACAGCGACAGCCAGCAAGTTGCCAGTGCCGAACTGCTGTCCTTCCTCAACACCCGTATCGGCCGCTGA
- a CDS encoding acylphosphatase, which translates to MRICVHGYVSGKVQGVYFRQSTAEQAERLELDGWVRNLADGRVEVLAEGEEAQVRELAAWLAHGPERARVDALELEEQPVQGVAGFIVRR; encoded by the coding sequence ATGCGCATCTGTGTGCACGGATATGTCAGCGGCAAGGTGCAGGGCGTGTACTTCCGCCAGAGCACGGCCGAGCAGGCAGAACGCCTGGAGCTGGATGGCTGGGTGCGCAACCTGGCCGATGGCCGGGTGGAGGTGCTGGCGGAAGGGGAGGAGGCGCAGGTGCGCGAACTGGCGGCCTGGCTGGCGCATGGCCCGGAACGGGCGCGGGTCGATGCGCTGGAGCTGGAGGAGCAGCCTGTACAGGGCGTCGCCGGTTTTATCGTGCGGCGCTGA
- a CDS encoding TlpA family protein disulfide reductase, whose product MSGLLVAGCAEDWGVDQHGQKVPAEQLEGQWLVINYWAEWCGPCRTEIPELNRLDDQLQGRHGRVLGVNYDALQGEDLAEAARSLGIRFTVLAQDPAQHLELARSDVLPTTFIIDASGRLRERLVGEQTAAGLQARLAQLQAEE is encoded by the coding sequence ATGTCCGGGCTTCTAGTGGCCGGATGTGCCGAGGACTGGGGCGTCGATCAGCATGGACAGAAGGTACCGGCTGAGCAACTGGAAGGCCAGTGGTTAGTGATCAATTACTGGGCCGAGTGGTGCGGTCCCTGCCGTACCGAGATTCCCGAGCTGAACCGCCTCGACGATCAGCTGCAGGGGCGCCACGGGCGGGTGCTCGGGGTCAACTACGATGCCCTGCAGGGCGAGGATCTGGCCGAGGCCGCGCGCAGTCTCGGTATCCGTTTCACCGTGCTGGCGCAGGATCCGGCGCAGCACCTGGAGTTGGCGCGCAGTGATGTGCTGCCGACGACCTTTATCATCGATGCCAGTGGCCGCCTGCGCGAGCGCCTGGTCGGTGAGCAGACTGCCGCCGGCCTGCAGGCCAGGCTGGCACAGCTGCAGGCTGAGGAGTAG
- a CDS encoding PilZ domain-containing protein, giving the protein MTLDALRLEVPDILHEDAPPIAGLSDQLAAARKLPPQEALQQQLSLLFRLNRSGMTLLERQRTLQSFSEEYRHCSAALRQGMPPSPLFVHLCDELAVGFKRLLLQILQGRQPSLPHLAWCLYMAQHFLSQSLMRHYQLYREPPAALWRDSHLLYWLGEHQGCLDEHVAAPFQPTPAGTLRGLYQQMLLLALSNPFHLAEGECPLLFAALTPLAELARLLPWDEEDEHDGPLIDLSHDQASLSLDQPASSAPAYLRRLELGALLVALHEPAPLQSPIERSLLEKVRHHWLGRQQRRHPRADFSADCNLVIGLGAIHSQLLEKRPQSCAAQMLDASAGGARLLCHADLSSQLPVGQLTLVLPHSGTPTLALVRWRHQNQEGLHLGLRYLKGLPRAVWLRRAPSAQTHPGVLQSTPAPGTGWHHGLWLPCGQFVEGEQLWLQLANVNTQAAMPLPAANLSTTCVVRHPLRLA; this is encoded by the coding sequence ATGACGCTGGATGCCCTGCGCCTGGAAGTGCCGGACATTCTCCACGAGGATGCCCCACCGATTGCCGGCCTGAGCGATCAGCTCGCGGCCGCCCGTAAGCTGCCACCACAGGAGGCGCTTCAGCAGCAGCTGAGCCTGCTGTTCCGCCTCAATCGCAGCGGCATGACCTTACTGGAAAGGCAGCGTACCCTGCAAAGCTTCAGCGAGGAATATCGCCACTGCTCGGCCGCTCTGCGCCAAGGCATGCCGCCCTCGCCGCTGTTCGTGCACCTGTGCGACGAGCTGGCCGTCGGCTTCAAGCGCCTGCTGCTGCAGATCCTCCAGGGCCGCCAGCCTTCGCTGCCGCACCTGGCCTGGTGCCTGTACATGGCCCAGCACTTCCTCTCGCAGAGCCTGATGCGCCACTACCAGCTGTACCGCGAGCCGCCCGCCGCACTGTGGCGCGACAGCCACCTGCTGTACTGGCTCGGCGAGCATCAGGGCTGCCTGGACGAGCATGTCGCCGCGCCCTTCCAGCCGACACCTGCCGGCACCCTGCGCGGCCTCTACCAGCAGATGCTGCTGCTGGCCCTGAGCAACCCCTTCCATCTCGCCGAGGGCGAATGCCCGCTGCTGTTCGCTGCCCTGACGCCGCTGGCCGAGCTGGCTCGCCTGCTGCCCTGGGACGAAGAGGATGAGCACGATGGCCCGCTGATCGACCTCAGTCACGACCAGGCCAGCCTGAGCCTCGACCAGCCGGCGTCCAGTGCCCCTGCCTACCTCAGGCGCCTGGAACTGGGTGCCCTGCTGGTGGCGCTGCACGAACCTGCGCCTCTGCAGAGCCCGATCGAGCGCAGCCTGCTGGAGAAGGTTCGCCACCACTGGCTGGGGCGCCAGCAGCGCCGCCATCCGCGCGCCGACTTCAGCGCCGACTGCAATCTGGTCATCGGCCTCGGCGCCATCCACTCCCAGTTGCTGGAGAAGCGCCCGCAAAGCTGCGCCGCGCAAATGCTCGATGCCAGCGCCGGCGGTGCACGCCTGCTGTGCCATGCCGACCTGTCCAGCCAGCTGCCCGTCGGCCAGCTGACCCTGGTGCTGCCCCACAGCGGCACGCCGACCCTGGCCCTGGTGCGCTGGCGCCACCAGAACCAGGAGGGCCTGCACCTCGGCCTGCGCTACCTCAAGGGCCTGCCCCGCGCGGTATGGCTGCGCCGCGCCCCCAGCGCCCAGACCCACCCCGGCGTACTGCAGAGCACACCGGCCCCCGGCACCGGCTGGCACCACGGCCTGTGGTTGCCGTGCGGGCAGTTCGTCGAAGGCGAGCAACTCTGGCTGCAACTGGCCAACGTCAACACCCAGGCGGCCATGCCCCTGCCGGCCGCCAACCTGAGCACCACCTGCGTGGTACGCCACCCGCTGCGTCTGGCCTGA